In the Malassezia vespertilionis chromosome 3, complete sequence genome, one interval contains:
- the HTZ1 gene encoding histone H2A.Z (COG:B; EggNog:ENOG503P342), with the protein MAAGTGGKSGPTTQKEAKKPVSQSVRAGLQFPVGRIHRHLKQRASSNLRVGAKAAVYTSAILEYLTAEVLELAGNASKDLRVKRITPRHLQLAIRGDEELDTLIRATIAGGGVLPYIHKSLIKNPGKKKGAAE; encoded by the exons ATGGCAGCTGGTACTGGTGGCAAGTCTGGTCCTACGACACAGAAAGAGGCGAAGAAGCCCGTATCCCAATCGGTTCGCGCAGGTCTGCAG TTCCCTGTTGGACGTATCCACAGGCAtctcaagcagcgcgcgtcgagcaacTTGCGTGTCGGTGCCAAGGCCGCCGTGTATACGAGCGCAATCCTTGAATATCTTACTGCCGAGGTCCTCGAGTTGGCTGGCAACGCATCCAAGGACTTGCGCGTGAAGCGTATCACGCCGCGACATCTGCAGCTCGCCATTCGTGGTGATGAGGAGCTTGACACGCTCATCCGTGCTACGATTGCAGGGGGTGGTGTGCTTCCCTATATTCACAAGTCGC TCATCAAGAACCCGGGCAAGAAAAAGGGTGCCGCCGAGTAA
- a CDS encoding chitin synthase (EggNog:ENOG503NUPC; TransMembrane:5 (o662-685i705-723o735-759i771-789o809-830i); COG:M; CAZy:GT2_Chitin_synth) yields the protein MTRWDGALEAPHLGMEQAPVTRYEQVMQALNDEPVQQETVEVLAHASQTVPGAYTLQMADAAPNEAPNQETVDAAAHAPTYSQPLVHDSHAYAYDATYGYDAAYGYDASYAYDATQYDANYMHSAYASNFTGTEDQDPSALGIHHAYPNEAQYIYPHDPTKVQRFSHNSRSSQASSLEHSSWQSHDSYAEKDRKSAAQSTYGTEPVYDGPWHATCGAMYGADEAKTLAAMHVDALPQRKYQSTTRNVALTYDNLVLNFPIPSKLNSFVHLRDAEEYTHLRYSAVTCGPEMFLNKNFTLRQTMYNRHTEIFIGITIHDKDETYFTRTLHGVMKNIAHLCALKDSRVWGRSSWNKVVVAIIADGREHLHPRVLDCLAAIGVYQEGIAKSRVDNDEVQAHVYEYTTQLSIDRKIQFRGAEDGIVPVQLLLCLKEKRTHKNNSHRWFFDAFSRALQPTVCILLDAGTKPAHKSIYKLWRCFERNARVAGAFGGLSVDTNKRAGFPLALLNPLVAAQQFAYKSSNTLKMPTESVLGHTCPAPGAPIAYRYAALLNDPITGSGPLASYFKGEAYGNKADAFLSNMCAEDLVLSFELVAKQNARWIVQYVESAKGITAAPHHVSEFITQQQQWSNGPFLSTLYAWKHAFRFMQSAHSGGRKTALSFEMVYSFITMVVAWFSVANCYIFFRVLTRGMELDRFGLHGIPVVNEIMHFIYIGTLIACFVLALGNRPQSSEWKYTAVVVIFALLALYMLFAGIFCIVNLFQGAPHSTFAQTMVGFVATYAVYIVGALLALDPWHLLTCSLQYLLLVPTYIKYVLYMTNLSVLHIYAFCNLYDANFGGYRKTDSPCHLGTATSTEKGTVQVSLPSAQTDIDAAYEEALFHVRDGPSSSMGRSSTQVFDYYKNVRTNVLLLWSLSNALLAGIILDSDLTHTFDPQANLTRARVYVLVVLVRMLHKH from the coding sequence ATGACAAGATGGGATGGTGCGCTGGAAGCACCGCATCTTGGTATGGAGCAGGCACCTGTGACGCGATACGAACAAGTGATGCAAGCTCTGAACGATGAGCCTGTACAGCAAGAAACAGTGGAGGTGTTGGCGCATGCCAGCCAGACTGTACCAGGGGCGTACACGCTGCAGATGGcggacgcggcgccaaaTGAGGCACCGAACCAGGAAACTgtcgacgctgcagcgcatgctccgaCTTATTCACagccgcttgtgcatgaCTCGCACGCATATGCGTACGACGCTACGTATGGTTACGACGCTGCGTACGGCTACGACGCATCCTATGCCTACGATGCTACACAGTACGACGCAAACTACATGCATAGCGCGTATGCATCAAACTTTACCGGAACGGAGGACCAGGACCCTTCTGCGCTTGGAATCCACCACGCCTACCCCAACGAGGCGCAGTACATATACCCACACGACCCCACCAAAGTACAGCGCTTCTCGCACAACTCTCGATCTTCTCAAGCAAGCTCCTTGGAACATTCTAGCTGGCAAAGCCACGATAGCTATGCCGAAAAGGATCggaaaagcgcggcgcagagtaCGTACGGCACAGAGCCCGTGTACGATGGCCCTTGGCACGCTACGTGTGGTGCGATGTATGGCGCCGACGAGGCGAAAACGCTTGCAGCAATGCATGTTGATGCTTTGCCACAAAGAAAATATCagagcacgacgcgcaaTGTCGCACTGACATATGACAACCTTGTACTAAACTTCCCGATACCCTCCAAACTCAACTCCTTTGTGCAcctgcgcgatgcggagGAATACACACACTTGCGCTACTCGGCGGTGACGTGCGGCCCCGAGATGTTTTTGAATAAAAACTTTACGCTGCGCCAAACTATGTACAATCGGCACACGGAGATCTTTATTGGGATCACCATTCACGACAAGGACGAGACCTACTTTACACGCACACTTCACGGTGTGATGAAAAACATCGCGCACCTGTGCGCTCTCAAAGACAGCCGCGTGTGGGGACGCTCGAGTTGGAACAAGGTTGTGGTTGCTATTATCGCCGATGGGCGCGAGCATCTTCACccgcgcgtgctcgacTGCCTCGCTGCGATTGGGGTATACCAGGAAGGCATCGCAAAGAGCAGAGTAGACAATGATgaggtgcaggcgcatgtGTACGAATACACGACCCAGCTCTCCATCGATCGGAAGATCCAgttccgcggcgcagaggATGGAATCGTGCccgtgcagctgctcttGTGTCTCAAGGAGAAGCGCACACACAAAAACAACTCACACCGCTGGTTCTTTGATGCATTTTCACGCGCACTTCAGCCCACCGTGTGTATTTTGCTCGACGCAGGCACCAAGCCGGCTCACAAATCCATCTATAAACTTTGGCGGTGCTTTGAGCGGAACGCTCGCGTTGCTGGCGCGTTTGGTGGCCTGAGCGTGGATACAAACAAGCGTGCGGGATTCcctcttgcgctgctgaaCCCGCTCGTTGCCGCACAACAATTTGCGTACAAGTCGAGCAATACGCTGAAAATGCCTACCGAGTCCGTGCTTGGACACACTTGCCCCGCGCCCGGTGCGCCCATTGCCTATCggtacgctgcgctgctcaatGACCCAATCACGGGCTCTGGCCCTCTGGCGTCGTATTTCAAGGGCGAGGCATATGGAAACAAAGCAGACGCGTTTCTTTCCAACATGTGCGCCGAGGACCTCGTCCTCAGTTTTGAGCTGGTCGCAAAGCAAAACGCGCGGTGGATAGTACAGTATGTGGAGTCTGCCAAAGGCAtcaccgccgcgccgcaccatgTCTCGGAGTTTAtcacgcagcagcagcaatgGTCGAATGGGCCTTTTTTATCCACCTTGTACGCATGGAAGCACGCCTTTCGATTTATGCAATCCGCACATTCTGGTGGGCGAAAGACGGCACTGAGTTTTGAAATGGTGTATTCGTTTATCACCATGGTCGTTGCCTGGTTTAGCGTCGCGAATTGCTACATTTTTTTCCGGGTGCTGACCCGCGGCATGGAGCTGGACCGTTTTGGCTTGCATGGGATCCCGGTAGTAAATGAAATCATGCACTTTATTTACATCGGCACGCTCATTGCATGTTTTGTCCTTGCGCTGGGCAATCGGCCGCAGAGCAGTGAGTGGAAATATACGGCTGTGGTCGTCATCTTTGCACTGCTCGCATTGTATATGCTCTTTGCGGGCATTTTCTGCATTGTGAACCTGTTCCAGGGCGCGCCCCACTCGACGTTTGCACAGACCATGGTGGGGTTTGTTGCGACGTACGCAGTATACATTGTCGGCGcattgcttgcgcttgaCCCATGGCATCTCTTGACATGCAGTCTCCAGTACCTTCTGCTGGTCCCTACCTATATCAAGTACGTTCTCTATATGACTAACCTCAGCGTCCTGCACATTTATGCATTTTGCAATCTGTACGATGCAAACTTTGGCGGGTATCGCAAAACAGACTCACCATGCCACCTCGGCACGGCTACATCGACAGAAAAAGGTACGGTGCAAGTCTCGTTGCCATCCGCACAGACGGATATCGACGCTGCATATGAAGAGGCTCTCTTTCATGTGCGGGATGGACCAAGCTCCAGCATGGGCCGCTCCTCGACCCAAGTGTTTGACTATTACAAAAACGTCCGCACCAACGTTTTACTGTTGTGGTCTTTATCGAACGCCTTGCTCGCAGGCATTATTCTCGATTCGGACCTGACGCATACGTTTGATCCCCAAGCGAATCTTACACGCGCACGCGTCTACGTGCTTGTCGTATTGGTACGTATGCTGCACAAACACTGA
- the IPL1 gene encoding non-specific serine/threonine protein kinase (EggNog:ENOG503NVY8; COG:D) produces the protein MPGPAQGLESRMNAMSISGHEYANGNRSTKPPGSATALSNTTWLAAQQRKAAHQPFQPRPLKNVVNAEGKGATRQPLASCHAIGNTPTATHAMVEKPKLARPPSMSTMRVAPPPRDGLDNARSARTVDDKRSFRTQLQAQTRTAPSQDPPTFDLGRYDGGLERDESKGRRETAHRLSGEDDALAMDSSMDGLKHNPTRQWSLSQFEIGRPLGKGKFGRVYLARTKPVPSEQLQNQGYVVALKCVYKKELVENKVDLQLRREIEIQMNLRHPNVLRMFGYFHDHGRIFMMLEFAGRGELFKIMSKLPDRRFDKATASRYIAQIADALQYLHSKHIIHRDIKPENLLLGIRGEVKIADFGWSVHAPSNRRATLCGTLDYLPPEMVEGKTHSGAVDLWALGVLTYEFLEGMPPFEELSGASMTYKRIAAVDLRMPSHIDEDAQDLIRSLLKYNPAERLPLSKVLRHPWIVRHDPNAHVRASKFVNKS, from the coding sequence ATGCCGGGGCCTGCACAAGGCCTGGAGTCGCGCATGAATGCGATGTCCATCTCTGGACATGAGTATGCTAATGGGAATCGCAGCACAAAACCTCCGGGTAGTGCGACCGCACTCTCAAACACAACGtggctcgccgcgcagcagcgcaaagcagcacACCAGCCGTTTCAGCCACGCCCACTCAAAAACGTCGTAAATGCAGAAGGAAAGGGCGCTACCCGCCAGCCACTTGCATCATGTCATGCGATTGGGAATACACCTACTGCCACGCATGCGATGGTGGAAAAACCGAAGCTTGCTCGACCGCCGAGTAtgtcgacgatgcgcgttgcgcctccgccgcgcgatggGCTAGATAATgcacgcagtgcacgcacggTTGATGATAAACGCAGCTTTAGAACTCAATTGCAAGCACAAACACGCACAGCACCATCCCAAGACCCACCTACCTTTGACCTTGGGCGGTACGATGGTGGTCTGGAACGCGACGAAAGCAAAGGGCGACGCGAAACGGCACATCGCTTAAGCGGCGAAGACGATGCACTCGCGATGGACTCATCTATGGATGGGCTGAAGCATAACCCCACGCGCCAATGGAGCCTGTCCCAGTTTGAGATTGGACGGCCATTGGGCAAAGGCAAGTTTGGGCGTGTCTACTTGGCGCGCACCAAACCAGTGCCTTCTGAGCAGCTTCAAAACCAAGGCTACGTGGTCGCACTGAAATGTGTGTACAAGAAGGAGCTCGTAGAAAACAAGGTGGATCTtcagctgcggcgcgaaaTCGAGATCCAAATGAACTTGCGCCATCCGAacgtgctgcgcatgttTGGCTACTTCCACGACCACGGCCGTATCTTTATGATGCTCGAGTTTgccgggcgcggcgagctgtttAAGATCATGTCCAAACTACCCGATCGGCGCTTTGATAAAGCGACTGCGTCGCGCTACATTGCCCAAAtcgccgatgcgctccagtATCTGCACTCGAAGCACATTATTCACCGCGATATCAAGCCGGAGAATCTTTTGCTTGGGATCCGCGGGGAAGTCAAAATAGCCGACTTTGGCTGGAgtgtgcacgcgccgagcaaccggcgcgcgacgctgtgcggcacatTGGACTACCTGCCTCCTGAAATGGTCGAAGGGAAAacgcacagcggcgctgtggATCTGTGGGCGCTAGGCGTGCTCACATACGAGTTTCTGGAAGGAATGCCGCCGTTTGAGGAGCTCAGTGGAGCGAGTATGACGTACAAGCGCATTGCCGCAGTCGACTTGCGCATGCCATCGCACATTGACGAAGACGCGCAGGATCTGATTCGATCTCTATTAAAGTACAATCCTGCAGAGCGCTTGCCGCTCTCGAAAGTGCTTCGCCACCCTTGGATTGTGCGTCACGACCCCAACGCGCATGTGCGTGCCTCCAAGTTTGTGAACAAAAGTTGA
- a CDS encoding uncharacterized protein (COG:S; BUSCO:EOG09264XYD; EggNog:ENOG503NZ0I) — MVLFYTSAAVDPPVTLYMGRDKVENIPDPLLEDCAQLVKANSIQGNKKNNITIIYTPHANVKKTGDMAVGAVTFFNDQRVKRFYVKERENAIVNRLNKTRVERQIDYAAERQERERALGRKKKEFALQQVCRHSINDEKREITEAKQRRNEDASARDYSSLYSEEAIAEKRREDQRRARIKSATKPKPADDVANLLGTGVEDAPADESDDSFM; from the exons ATGGTGCTTTTTTACACGTCCGCGGCGGTGGATCCGCCGGTGACGCTGTATATGGGTCGTGATAAAGTGGAAA ATATTCCTGATCCGCTGTTGGAAGACTGTGCTCAGCTTGTAAAGGCGAACTCAATCCAAGGAAACAAGAAAAACAATATTACCATTATCTACACACCACACGCGAACGTCAAG AAAACGGGCGATATGGCAGTCGGTGCCGTCACATTTTTTAATGACCAGCGAGTGAAACGATTTTATGTAAAGGAACGTGAGAATGCCATTGTCAATCGACTCAACAAAACGCGCGTGGAGCGGCAAATCGACTACGCGGCGGAGCGGCAGGAACGCGAACGTGCTCTGGGACGCAAAAAAAAGGAGTTTGCGTTGCAACAGGTATGTCGCCATTCGATTAACGACGAGAAAAGAGAGATTACAGAGGCGAAGCAACGGCGCAACGAGGACGCTAGCGCACGCGACTATTCCAGTT TGTACTCCGAGGAGGCCATTGCAGAAAAAAGGCGAGAAgaccagcgccgcgcacgaaTCAAATCCGCAACGAAGCCGAAACCTGCAGACGATGTCGCAAATCTGTTGGGCACTGGCGTCGAGGACGCGCCTGCCGACGAAAGTGACGATTCCTTTATGTAG
- a CDS encoding uncharacterized protein (TransMembrane:2 (o52-69i81-103o)), which translates to MAIQFKFPEDGWQTILALAFFLYVDNAAAGSPGARIKNAIGGQGTMDTVRKLVVAVHVVEALAMLAVNLKRGSSLATTVKWVLSTFVLGYPSWVTFGSMYYGLNSHAELNNGVW; encoded by the exons TCAAGTTCCCCGAAGACGGCTGGCAAACgattcttgcgcttgcgttttTTCTCTATGTGGACAATGCTGCCGCTGGATCGCCCGGCGCACGCATCAAGAATGCAATTGGCGGACAGGGCACCATGGACACGGTCCGCAAGTTGGTCGTTGCCGTACACGtcgtcgaggcgcttgcaATGCTGGCCGTGAACCtcaagcgcggctcgtcTTTGGCCACTACA GTGAAGTGGGTGCTCAGCACGTTTGTGCTTGGCTACCCATCGTGGGTTACGTTTGGCAGTATGTACTATGGACTTAACTCACATGCAGAATTGAACAATGGCGTGTGGTAG